AGAAGCATGCTTCAAGATGGACCTCTTTCTGCTGCGTGTTGGTCTTGGTATTGGTCTCGTGGGCAATTTTAGAATTGGCCTCATTTGTAGATTTCTAGTTCCGGCAGGCAGCATGAGCCCCGCTTCGGCGGCGGGTCTCACACTTTCCGCAATCAGCAGCTCCGTGTTTATGAGCCCAATTCTATTGATTTGCCGGGGCGGCGTGGGCTCCGGTTGCCTGCACGAGGTCACTCTGCCATGGCTTGAGGAGGATCTGGCCGTGATAGGTGTGGTGCGAGATGATTCCCTGCCCTGTGCCGTGGATGGGGATGACCTGATTTTGTTGGGTGGTGTTGACGTAGAGAATGCGGCCATCGACGCGGCGCGCGTAGACGCCCTCGGGAGTCCTGGGGCCGGGCTGGATGCCGCAGGATGCGAAGAGGCTCTGCATCACGGGGCCGATGGAGGTGGCATTGGAGGCGGTGGCGAGATAGATGGCGCGGCCTTTGCCGAAGTGGTTGACGGTGACGGCGGGCGTGCGATCCGCTGTGCTGGTGAAGCGGGCGATGACCTTTGCGGTGGAGGGTTCGAGGACTTCGTATTCACGCAGGGTGGTGGCGACGGAGTGGCCGTTGAGGTCAAAGGTCAGCGGCTTTTGCACGCGGTAGAAGGCGCTGGTGCGCAGGCCGAAGACGTCGCTGAGCATGCCGGGCAGCGGAGTGTCGAACCAGTTGCCGTTCTCATCCACCTTTGCGGAGAAGGCGGTCATGAGCACGGTTCCTCCATTGCGCACGTAGGTGCGAATGGCGTGGGCGCTGGCGGGGTCCATGAGATAGTCCGCTGGGACGACGACCATCTTGTAGGGCGAGAGATCGGCGTGCCCGATGTTGATGATGGCGGTGTCGAGATTGTCACGGAAGAGCGGCGCGAAGGCTGCCTGCACCTGATCGGCGTATGGGGTGGTGAAGTACTGGAGAGTCGTGTTCGAGGGGCCGTTGGGGTGCGAGTCCACGAAGGAGTCAAAGGAGTATGCGATGGCGATCTGCGGATGAGGATAGCGCGGGAAGCCATAGTGGCTGAGCGTCTGGAATTGCGCGGCGAAATGGGCCCACTCGTTCAGCTTCCATGAGGGCGTGTTGTCGTGATCGAGCAAGCCGAAGAGGGCCTGTTCTTCGCCGCCGAGATGCGAGTTGAAGGTCCAGGCGAGAAAGCCCTGCGCGCCGATCATCAGGCCGAGATAGGCATACATGGTGCTGCGGCCGGGCGTGCCGTAAAAGCCTCCGCCGCCGGCGGTGAACTCGTTGAACCAGATGGGAGTGGGCAGGTCGCCTTTCATCATGAGCGCGCCGA
The DNA window shown above is from Acidobacterium capsulatum ATCC 51196 and carries:
- a CDS encoding beta-galactosidase, coding for MPKAVALALSFALALPTVASAQSAAGHPDWPGPGQLYVGTCYQPIERTPREIDQDIALMKKSGFKVVRLGDLSWDSFEPEQGKFTFAWWDSIIQKMQAAGIKVILDIPGTPAPIWLHRAYPGVDIVAEDGKRMPPAERYMDDISDPDYIREVGILATAMMKHYAHNPDIIAIGYDNEIGNGYMSYSEADRLRFIAWLRKKYGTIGALNHAWATEWWSRRLNNFNQVYMPLASGPGPSESYLDLHRFWSDVAIARLEQLEALRRQYMPNVPTISNLWPNAGRRGFNYLGSYKNYVSYGAEGFYPGDPVSGAFGALMMKGDLPTPIWFNEFTAGGGGFYGTPGRSTMYAYLGLMIGAQGFLAWTFNSHLGGEEQALFGLLDHDNTPSWKLNEWAHFAAQFQTLSHYGFPRYPHPQIAIAYSFDSFVDSHPNGPSNTTLQYFTTPYADQVQAAFAPLFRDNLDTAIINIGHADLSPYKMVVVPADYLMDPASAHAIRTYVRNGGTVLMTAFSAKVDENGNWFDTPLPGMLSDVFGLRTSAFYRVQKPLTFDLNGHSVATTLREYEVLEPSTAKVIARFTSTADRTPAVTVNHFGKGRAIYLATASNATSIGPVMQSLFASCGIQPGPRTPEGVYARRVDGRILYVNTTQQNQVIPIHGTGQGIISHHTYHGQILLKPWQSDLVQATGAHAAPANQ